One stretch of Caloenas nicobarica isolate bCalNic1 chromosome 4, bCalNic1.hap1, whole genome shotgun sequence DNA includes these proteins:
- the LOXL3 gene encoding lysyl oxidase homolog 3 isoform X4 has protein sequence MGSCGTWAGRELLVLLSGMWLCAAQPSLPGPTRSPAPPLKFRLAGYPRKHNEGRVEVFYNDEWGTVCDDDFTLANAHVLCRHLGFVAATGWAHSAKYGKGVGRIWLDNLNCAGGEKNVGDCKHRGWGNSDCSHEEDAGVICKDERIPGFKDSNVIETEQSHVEEVRLRPVVSGARRQLPVSEGIVEVRYKDGWAQICDEGWDSRNSHVICGMMGFPAEKKVNRNFYKQLKRAARTKGRSPRPGSRYSRLANKSQPKQKRREDIGFKKRLFMERQQLNYRLHSVSCTGTEVHLSMCTFEFYRGNASVACAAGMPAVVSCVPGPLFATGNGHKKKQRQQQQGQPRLRLKGGAKVGEGRVEVLKSSEWGTICDDRWNLLSASVVCRELGFGSAKEALTGARMGQGTGPIHMNEVQCLGTEKSLWSCPFKNITQEDCKHTEDAAVRCNVPYMGYENLIRLSGGRSRFEGRVEVAVGAADGDQPRWGLVCGEGWGTLEAMVACRQLGLGFANHGLQETWYWDASNVTEMVLSGVKCAGHEMSLSHCQHHGTSLNCRNTGTRFAAGVICSETASDLLLHAPLVQETAYIEDRPLHMLYCAAEENCLSSSARLANWPYGHRRLLRFSSQIHNNGRADFRPKAGRHSWVWHECHRHYHSMDIFTHYDILTPNGTKVAEGHKASFCLEDTECEEDVAKRYECANFGEQGITVGCWDLYRHDIDCQWIDITDVKPGNYILQVVINPNFEVAESDFTNNAMKCNCKYDGHRIWVHSCHIGDALSEEASKRFEQYPGQLNNQIS, from the exons ATGGGGAGCTGCGGCACGTGGGCAGGtcgggagctgctggtgctgctgagcGGCATGTGGCTCTGCGCcgcccagccctccctcccggGCCCCAcgcgcagccccgcgcccccgcTCAAGTTCCGCCTGGCTGGGTACCCGCGCAAGCACAACGAGGGCCGTGTCGAGGTCTTCTACAACGACGAGTGGGGTACCGTCTGCGACGACGACTTCACGCTGGCCAACGCGCACGTGCTGTGCCGGCACCTCGGCTTCGTGGCTGCCACCGGCTGGGCCCACAGCGCCAAGTATGGCAAAGGCGTTG GGCGGATCTGGCTGGACAACCTGAACTGTGCTGGAGGTGAGAAGAACGTCGGGGATTGTAAACAccggggctgggggaacagcGACTGCAGCCATGAGGAAGATGCGGGCGTCATCTGCAAGGACGAGCGCATCCCAGGCTTCAAGGACTCCAATGTCATCGAG ACGGAGCAGAGCCATGTGGAGGAGGTTCGGCTGCGGCCCGTGGTGTCTGGGGCCCGCAGGCAGCTGCCGGTGAGCGAGGGCATCGTGGAGGTGCGCTACAAGGATGGCTGGGCACAGATCTGCGACGAGGGCTGGGACAGCCGCAACAGCCACGTCATCTGCGGCATGATGGGCTTCCCTGCGGAGAAGAAGGTCAACAGGAACTTCTACAA GCAGCTGAAACGCGCGGCCAGGACGAAGGGCCGgagccccaggccaggcagcaggTACAGCAG gctgGCCAACAAATCTCAGCCTAAACAAAAGCGCAGGGAGGACATAGGGTTCAAGAAGAG gCTCTTCATGGAGCGGCAGCAGCTCAACTACCGCCTGCACTCGGTGTCCTGCACGGGGACGGAGGTTCACCTCTCCATGTGCACCTTCGAGTTCTACCGCGGCAATGCCTCGGTCGCCTGCGCAGCCGGCATGCCCGCCGTTGTCAGCTGCGTGCCCGGGCCCCTCTTCGCCACCGGCAACGGGCACAAGAAGaagcagcgccagcagcagcagggccag CCGCGGCTCCGGCTGAAGGGCGGCGCGAAGGTGGGCGAGGGCCGCGTCGAGGTGCTCAAGAGCAGCGAGTGGGGCACGATCTGTGATGACCGCTGGAACCTGCTGTCCGCCAGCGTGGTGTGCCGCGAGCTGGGCTTCGGCAGCGCCAAGGAGGCCCTCACCGGGGCACGCATGGGCCAAG GGACGGGGCCCATCCACATGAACGAGGTGCAGTGCCTGGGCACTGAGAAATCCCTGTGGAGCTGCCCCTTCAAGAACATCACGCAGGAGGACTGCAAGCACACAGAGGATGCGGCCGTCCGCTGCAACGTCCCCTACATGGGCTACGAGAACCTG ATTCGGCTGAGTGGGGGCCGGAGCCGCTTCGAGGGGCGGGTCGAGGTGGCGGTGGGGGCTGCGGACGGGGACCAGCCTCGCTGGGGTCTGGTCTGCGGCGAAGGCTGGGGGACGCTGGAGGCGATGGTGGCCTGTCgccagctggggctgggcttCGCTAACCACGGCTTACAA GAGACGTGGTACTGGGACGCCAGCAACGTGACGGAGATGGTGCTGAGCGGAGTGAAGTGCGCCGGCCACGAGATGTCCCTGAGCCACTGCCAGCACCACGGCACCAGCCTCAACTGCAGGAACACGGGCACGCGCTTCGCCGCCGGCGTCATCTGCTCCGAGA CCGCCTCCGACCTGCTGCTGCACGCGCCGCTGGTGCAGGAGACGGCGTACATCGAGGACCGGCCACTGCACATGCTGTACTGCGCGGCCGAGGAGAACTGCCTCTCCAGCTCAGCGCGCCTGGCCAACTGGCCCTACGGGCACCGGCGCCTGCTGCGCTTCTCCTCGCAGATCCACAACAACGGCCGCGCCGACTTCCGACCCAAGGCCGGCCGGCACTCCTGGGTCTGGCACGAGTGCCACCG GCACTACCACAGCATGGACATCTTCACCCACTACGACATCCTGACCCCCAACGGCACCAAGGTGGCTGAGGGACACAAGGCCAGCTTCTGCCTCGAGGACACCGAGTGCGAGGAAG acgTGGCCAAGCGGTACGAGTGTGCCAACTTCGGGGAGCAGGGCATCACCGTGGGCTGCTGGGACCTCTACCGGCACGACATCGACTGCCAGTGGATCGACATCACCGATGTCAAGCCCGGCAACTACAtcctgcag GTTGTGATCAACCCCAACTTTGAGGTGGCAGAGAGCGACTTCACCAACAACGCCATGAAATGCAACTGCAAGTACGACGGGCATCGCATCTGGGTCCACAGCTGCCACATCG GTGATGCGCTCAGCGAAGAGGCCAGCAAGCGGTTCGAGCAGTACCCAGGTCAGCTCAACAACCAGATTTCATAA
- the LOXL3 gene encoding lysyl oxidase homolog 3 isoform X3: MGSCGTWAGRELLVLLSGMWLCAAQPSLPGPTRSPAPPLKFRLAGYPRKHNEGRVEVFYNDEWGTVCDDDFTLANAHVLCRHLGFVAATGWAHSAKYGKGVGRIWLDNLNCAGGEKNVGDCKHRGWGNSDCSHEEDAGVICKDERIPGFKDSNVIETEQSHVEEVRLRPVVSGARRQLPVSEGIVEVRYKDGWAQICDEGWDSRNSHVICGMMGFPAEKKVNRNFYKLFMERQQLNYRLHSVSCTGTEVHLSMCTFEFYRGNASVACAAGMPAVVSCVPGPLFATGNGHKKKQRQQQQGQPRLRLKGGAKVGEGRVEVLKSSEWGTICDDRWNLLSASVVCRELGFGSAKEALTGARMGQGTGPIHMNEVQCLGTEKSLWSCPFKNITQEDCKHTEDAAVRCNVPYMGYENLIRLSGGRSRFEGRVEVAVGAADGDQPRWGLVCGEGWGTLEAMVACRQLGLGFANHGLQIRLAGGRTAFEGRVEVKRGSKWGTVCSDGWTTKEAMVACRQLGLGYSLHAVTETWYWDASNVTEMVLSGVKCAGHEMSLSHCQHHGTSLNCRNTGTRFAAGVICSETASDLLLHAPLVQETAYIEDRPLHMLYCAAEENCLSSSARLANWPYGHRRLLRFSSQIHNNGRADFRPKAGRHSWVWHECHRHYHSMDIFTHYDILTPNGTKVAEGHKASFCLEDTECEEDVAKRYECANFGEQGITVGCWDLYRHDIDCQWIDITDVKPGNYILQVVINPNFEVAESDFTNNAMKCNCKYDGHRIWVHSCHIGDALSEEASKRFEQYPGQLNNQIS, from the exons ATGGGGAGCTGCGGCACGTGGGCAGGtcgggagctgctggtgctgctgagcGGCATGTGGCTCTGCGCcgcccagccctccctcccggGCCCCAcgcgcagccccgcgcccccgcTCAAGTTCCGCCTGGCTGGGTACCCGCGCAAGCACAACGAGGGCCGTGTCGAGGTCTTCTACAACGACGAGTGGGGTACCGTCTGCGACGACGACTTCACGCTGGCCAACGCGCACGTGCTGTGCCGGCACCTCGGCTTCGTGGCTGCCACCGGCTGGGCCCACAGCGCCAAGTATGGCAAAGGCGTTG GGCGGATCTGGCTGGACAACCTGAACTGTGCTGGAGGTGAGAAGAACGTCGGGGATTGTAAACAccggggctgggggaacagcGACTGCAGCCATGAGGAAGATGCGGGCGTCATCTGCAAGGACGAGCGCATCCCAGGCTTCAAGGACTCCAATGTCATCGAG ACGGAGCAGAGCCATGTGGAGGAGGTTCGGCTGCGGCCCGTGGTGTCTGGGGCCCGCAGGCAGCTGCCGGTGAGCGAGGGCATCGTGGAGGTGCGCTACAAGGATGGCTGGGCACAGATCTGCGACGAGGGCTGGGACAGCCGCAACAGCCACGTCATCTGCGGCATGATGGGCTTCCCTGCGGAGAAGAAGGTCAACAGGAACTTCTACAA gCTCTTCATGGAGCGGCAGCAGCTCAACTACCGCCTGCACTCGGTGTCCTGCACGGGGACGGAGGTTCACCTCTCCATGTGCACCTTCGAGTTCTACCGCGGCAATGCCTCGGTCGCCTGCGCAGCCGGCATGCCCGCCGTTGTCAGCTGCGTGCCCGGGCCCCTCTTCGCCACCGGCAACGGGCACAAGAAGaagcagcgccagcagcagcagggccag CCGCGGCTCCGGCTGAAGGGCGGCGCGAAGGTGGGCGAGGGCCGCGTCGAGGTGCTCAAGAGCAGCGAGTGGGGCACGATCTGTGATGACCGCTGGAACCTGCTGTCCGCCAGCGTGGTGTGCCGCGAGCTGGGCTTCGGCAGCGCCAAGGAGGCCCTCACCGGGGCACGCATGGGCCAAG GGACGGGGCCCATCCACATGAACGAGGTGCAGTGCCTGGGCACTGAGAAATCCCTGTGGAGCTGCCCCTTCAAGAACATCACGCAGGAGGACTGCAAGCACACAGAGGATGCGGCCGTCCGCTGCAACGTCCCCTACATGGGCTACGAGAACCTG ATTCGGCTGAGTGGGGGCCGGAGCCGCTTCGAGGGGCGGGTCGAGGTGGCGGTGGGGGCTGCGGACGGGGACCAGCCTCGCTGGGGTCTGGTCTGCGGCGAAGGCTGGGGGACGCTGGAGGCGATGGTGGCCTGTCgccagctggggctgggcttCGCTAACCACGGCTTACAA ATCCGCCTGGCCGGCGGGAGGACGGCGTTCGAGGGCCGTGTGGAGGTGAAGCGAGGCAGTAAGTGGGGCACGGTGTGCAGCGATGGGTGGACCACCAAGGAGGCCATGGTGGCCTGTCGCCAGCTCGGCCTGGGCTACTCCCTGCATGCGGTGACG GAGACGTGGTACTGGGACGCCAGCAACGTGACGGAGATGGTGCTGAGCGGAGTGAAGTGCGCCGGCCACGAGATGTCCCTGAGCCACTGCCAGCACCACGGCACCAGCCTCAACTGCAGGAACACGGGCACGCGCTTCGCCGCCGGCGTCATCTGCTCCGAGA CCGCCTCCGACCTGCTGCTGCACGCGCCGCTGGTGCAGGAGACGGCGTACATCGAGGACCGGCCACTGCACATGCTGTACTGCGCGGCCGAGGAGAACTGCCTCTCCAGCTCAGCGCGCCTGGCCAACTGGCCCTACGGGCACCGGCGCCTGCTGCGCTTCTCCTCGCAGATCCACAACAACGGCCGCGCCGACTTCCGACCCAAGGCCGGCCGGCACTCCTGGGTCTGGCACGAGTGCCACCG GCACTACCACAGCATGGACATCTTCACCCACTACGACATCCTGACCCCCAACGGCACCAAGGTGGCTGAGGGACACAAGGCCAGCTTCTGCCTCGAGGACACCGAGTGCGAGGAAG acgTGGCCAAGCGGTACGAGTGTGCCAACTTCGGGGAGCAGGGCATCACCGTGGGCTGCTGGGACCTCTACCGGCACGACATCGACTGCCAGTGGATCGACATCACCGATGTCAAGCCCGGCAACTACAtcctgcag GTTGTGATCAACCCCAACTTTGAGGTGGCAGAGAGCGACTTCACCAACAACGCCATGAAATGCAACTGCAAGTACGACGGGCATCGCATCTGGGTCCACAGCTGCCACATCG GTGATGCGCTCAGCGAAGAGGCCAGCAAGCGGTTCGAGCAGTACCCAGGTCAGCTCAACAACCAGATTTCATAA
- the LOXL3 gene encoding lysyl oxidase homolog 3 isoform X7, which translates to MGSCGTWAGRELLVLLSGMWLCAAQPSLPGPTRSPAPPLKFRLAGYPRKHNEGRVEVFYNDEWGTVCDDDFTLANAHVLCRHLGFVAATGWAHSAKYGKGVGRIWLDNLNCAGGEKNVGDCKHRGWGNSDCSHEEDAGVICKDERIPGFKDSNVIETEQSHVEEVRLRPVVSGARRQLPVSEGIVEVRYKDGWAQICDEGWDSRNSHVICGMMGFPAEKKVNRNFYKLFMERQQLNYRLHSVSCTGTEVHLSMCTFEFYRGNASVACAAGMPAVVSCVPGPLFATGNGHKKKQRQQQQGQPRLRLKGGAKVGEGRVEVLKSSEWGTICDDRWNLLSASVVCRELGFGSAKEALTGARMGQGTGPIHMNEVQCLGTEKSLWSCPFKNITQEDCKHTEDAAVRCNVPYMGYENLIRLSGGRSRFEGRVEVAVGAADGDQPRWGLVCGEGWGTLEAMVACRQLGLGFANHGLQETWYWDASNVTEMVLSGVKCAGHEMSLSHCQHHGTSLNCRNTGTRFAAGVICSETASDLLLHAPLVQETAYIEDRPLHMLYCAAEENCLSSSARLANWPYGHRRLLRFSSQIHNNGRADFRPKAGRHSWVWHECHRHYHSMDIFTHYDILTPNGTKVAEGHKASFCLEDTECEEDVAKRYECANFGEQGITVGCWDLYRHDIDCQWIDITDVKPGNYILQVVINPNFEVAESDFTNNAMKCNCKYDGHRIWVHSCHIGDALSEEASKRFEQYPGQLNNQIS; encoded by the exons ATGGGGAGCTGCGGCACGTGGGCAGGtcgggagctgctggtgctgctgagcGGCATGTGGCTCTGCGCcgcccagccctccctcccggGCCCCAcgcgcagccccgcgcccccgcTCAAGTTCCGCCTGGCTGGGTACCCGCGCAAGCACAACGAGGGCCGTGTCGAGGTCTTCTACAACGACGAGTGGGGTACCGTCTGCGACGACGACTTCACGCTGGCCAACGCGCACGTGCTGTGCCGGCACCTCGGCTTCGTGGCTGCCACCGGCTGGGCCCACAGCGCCAAGTATGGCAAAGGCGTTG GGCGGATCTGGCTGGACAACCTGAACTGTGCTGGAGGTGAGAAGAACGTCGGGGATTGTAAACAccggggctgggggaacagcGACTGCAGCCATGAGGAAGATGCGGGCGTCATCTGCAAGGACGAGCGCATCCCAGGCTTCAAGGACTCCAATGTCATCGAG ACGGAGCAGAGCCATGTGGAGGAGGTTCGGCTGCGGCCCGTGGTGTCTGGGGCCCGCAGGCAGCTGCCGGTGAGCGAGGGCATCGTGGAGGTGCGCTACAAGGATGGCTGGGCACAGATCTGCGACGAGGGCTGGGACAGCCGCAACAGCCACGTCATCTGCGGCATGATGGGCTTCCCTGCGGAGAAGAAGGTCAACAGGAACTTCTACAA gCTCTTCATGGAGCGGCAGCAGCTCAACTACCGCCTGCACTCGGTGTCCTGCACGGGGACGGAGGTTCACCTCTCCATGTGCACCTTCGAGTTCTACCGCGGCAATGCCTCGGTCGCCTGCGCAGCCGGCATGCCCGCCGTTGTCAGCTGCGTGCCCGGGCCCCTCTTCGCCACCGGCAACGGGCACAAGAAGaagcagcgccagcagcagcagggccag CCGCGGCTCCGGCTGAAGGGCGGCGCGAAGGTGGGCGAGGGCCGCGTCGAGGTGCTCAAGAGCAGCGAGTGGGGCACGATCTGTGATGACCGCTGGAACCTGCTGTCCGCCAGCGTGGTGTGCCGCGAGCTGGGCTTCGGCAGCGCCAAGGAGGCCCTCACCGGGGCACGCATGGGCCAAG GGACGGGGCCCATCCACATGAACGAGGTGCAGTGCCTGGGCACTGAGAAATCCCTGTGGAGCTGCCCCTTCAAGAACATCACGCAGGAGGACTGCAAGCACACAGAGGATGCGGCCGTCCGCTGCAACGTCCCCTACATGGGCTACGAGAACCTG ATTCGGCTGAGTGGGGGCCGGAGCCGCTTCGAGGGGCGGGTCGAGGTGGCGGTGGGGGCTGCGGACGGGGACCAGCCTCGCTGGGGTCTGGTCTGCGGCGAAGGCTGGGGGACGCTGGAGGCGATGGTGGCCTGTCgccagctggggctgggcttCGCTAACCACGGCTTACAA GAGACGTGGTACTGGGACGCCAGCAACGTGACGGAGATGGTGCTGAGCGGAGTGAAGTGCGCCGGCCACGAGATGTCCCTGAGCCACTGCCAGCACCACGGCACCAGCCTCAACTGCAGGAACACGGGCACGCGCTTCGCCGCCGGCGTCATCTGCTCCGAGA CCGCCTCCGACCTGCTGCTGCACGCGCCGCTGGTGCAGGAGACGGCGTACATCGAGGACCGGCCACTGCACATGCTGTACTGCGCGGCCGAGGAGAACTGCCTCTCCAGCTCAGCGCGCCTGGCCAACTGGCCCTACGGGCACCGGCGCCTGCTGCGCTTCTCCTCGCAGATCCACAACAACGGCCGCGCCGACTTCCGACCCAAGGCCGGCCGGCACTCCTGGGTCTGGCACGAGTGCCACCG GCACTACCACAGCATGGACATCTTCACCCACTACGACATCCTGACCCCCAACGGCACCAAGGTGGCTGAGGGACACAAGGCCAGCTTCTGCCTCGAGGACACCGAGTGCGAGGAAG acgTGGCCAAGCGGTACGAGTGTGCCAACTTCGGGGAGCAGGGCATCACCGTGGGCTGCTGGGACCTCTACCGGCACGACATCGACTGCCAGTGGATCGACATCACCGATGTCAAGCCCGGCAACTACAtcctgcag GTTGTGATCAACCCCAACTTTGAGGTGGCAGAGAGCGACTTCACCAACAACGCCATGAAATGCAACTGCAAGTACGACGGGCATCGCATCTGGGTCCACAGCTGCCACATCG GTGATGCGCTCAGCGAAGAGGCCAGCAAGCGGTTCGAGCAGTACCCAGGTCAGCTCAACAACCAGATTTCATAA
- the LOXL3 gene encoding lysyl oxidase homolog 3 isoform X1 — protein sequence MGSCGTWAGRELLVLLSGMWLCAAQPSLPGPTRSPAPPLKFRLAGYPRKHNEGRVEVFYNDEWGTVCDDDFTLANAHVLCRHLGFVAATGWAHSAKYGKGVGRIWLDNLNCAGGEKNVGDCKHRGWGNSDCSHEEDAGVICKDERIPGFKDSNVIETEQSHVEEVRLRPVVSGARRQLPVSEGIVEVRYKDGWAQICDEGWDSRNSHVICGMMGFPAEKKVNRNFYKQLKRAARTKGRSPRPGSRYSRLANKSQPKQKRREDIGFKKRLFMERQQLNYRLHSVSCTGTEVHLSMCTFEFYRGNASVACAAGMPAVVSCVPGPLFATGNGHKKKQRQQQQGQPRLRLKGGAKVGEGRVEVLKSSEWGTICDDRWNLLSASVVCRELGFGSAKEALTGARMGQGTGPIHMNEVQCLGTEKSLWSCPFKNITQEDCKHTEDAAVRCNVPYMGYENLIRLSGGRSRFEGRVEVAVGAADGDQPRWGLVCGEGWGTLEAMVACRQLGLGFANHGLQIRLAGGRTAFEGRVEVKRGSKWGTVCSDGWTTKEAMVACRQLGLGYSLHAVTETWYWDASNVTEMVLSGVKCAGHEMSLSHCQHHGTSLNCRNTGTRFAAGVICSETASDLLLHAPLVQETAYIEDRPLHMLYCAAEENCLSSSARLANWPYGHRRLLRFSSQIHNNGRADFRPKAGRHSWVWHECHRHYHSMDIFTHYDILTPNGTKVAEGHKASFCLEDTECEEDVAKRYECANFGEQGITVGCWDLYRHDIDCQWIDITDVKPGNYILQVVINPNFEVAESDFTNNAMKCNCKYDGHRIWVHSCHIGDALSEEASKRFEQYPGQLNNQIS from the exons ATGGGGAGCTGCGGCACGTGGGCAGGtcgggagctgctggtgctgctgagcGGCATGTGGCTCTGCGCcgcccagccctccctcccggGCCCCAcgcgcagccccgcgcccccgcTCAAGTTCCGCCTGGCTGGGTACCCGCGCAAGCACAACGAGGGCCGTGTCGAGGTCTTCTACAACGACGAGTGGGGTACCGTCTGCGACGACGACTTCACGCTGGCCAACGCGCACGTGCTGTGCCGGCACCTCGGCTTCGTGGCTGCCACCGGCTGGGCCCACAGCGCCAAGTATGGCAAAGGCGTTG GGCGGATCTGGCTGGACAACCTGAACTGTGCTGGAGGTGAGAAGAACGTCGGGGATTGTAAACAccggggctgggggaacagcGACTGCAGCCATGAGGAAGATGCGGGCGTCATCTGCAAGGACGAGCGCATCCCAGGCTTCAAGGACTCCAATGTCATCGAG ACGGAGCAGAGCCATGTGGAGGAGGTTCGGCTGCGGCCCGTGGTGTCTGGGGCCCGCAGGCAGCTGCCGGTGAGCGAGGGCATCGTGGAGGTGCGCTACAAGGATGGCTGGGCACAGATCTGCGACGAGGGCTGGGACAGCCGCAACAGCCACGTCATCTGCGGCATGATGGGCTTCCCTGCGGAGAAGAAGGTCAACAGGAACTTCTACAA GCAGCTGAAACGCGCGGCCAGGACGAAGGGCCGgagccccaggccaggcagcaggTACAGCAG gctgGCCAACAAATCTCAGCCTAAACAAAAGCGCAGGGAGGACATAGGGTTCAAGAAGAG gCTCTTCATGGAGCGGCAGCAGCTCAACTACCGCCTGCACTCGGTGTCCTGCACGGGGACGGAGGTTCACCTCTCCATGTGCACCTTCGAGTTCTACCGCGGCAATGCCTCGGTCGCCTGCGCAGCCGGCATGCCCGCCGTTGTCAGCTGCGTGCCCGGGCCCCTCTTCGCCACCGGCAACGGGCACAAGAAGaagcagcgccagcagcagcagggccag CCGCGGCTCCGGCTGAAGGGCGGCGCGAAGGTGGGCGAGGGCCGCGTCGAGGTGCTCAAGAGCAGCGAGTGGGGCACGATCTGTGATGACCGCTGGAACCTGCTGTCCGCCAGCGTGGTGTGCCGCGAGCTGGGCTTCGGCAGCGCCAAGGAGGCCCTCACCGGGGCACGCATGGGCCAAG GGACGGGGCCCATCCACATGAACGAGGTGCAGTGCCTGGGCACTGAGAAATCCCTGTGGAGCTGCCCCTTCAAGAACATCACGCAGGAGGACTGCAAGCACACAGAGGATGCGGCCGTCCGCTGCAACGTCCCCTACATGGGCTACGAGAACCTG ATTCGGCTGAGTGGGGGCCGGAGCCGCTTCGAGGGGCGGGTCGAGGTGGCGGTGGGGGCTGCGGACGGGGACCAGCCTCGCTGGGGTCTGGTCTGCGGCGAAGGCTGGGGGACGCTGGAGGCGATGGTGGCCTGTCgccagctggggctgggcttCGCTAACCACGGCTTACAA ATCCGCCTGGCCGGCGGGAGGACGGCGTTCGAGGGCCGTGTGGAGGTGAAGCGAGGCAGTAAGTGGGGCACGGTGTGCAGCGATGGGTGGACCACCAAGGAGGCCATGGTGGCCTGTCGCCAGCTCGGCCTGGGCTACTCCCTGCATGCGGTGACG GAGACGTGGTACTGGGACGCCAGCAACGTGACGGAGATGGTGCTGAGCGGAGTGAAGTGCGCCGGCCACGAGATGTCCCTGAGCCACTGCCAGCACCACGGCACCAGCCTCAACTGCAGGAACACGGGCACGCGCTTCGCCGCCGGCGTCATCTGCTCCGAGA CCGCCTCCGACCTGCTGCTGCACGCGCCGCTGGTGCAGGAGACGGCGTACATCGAGGACCGGCCACTGCACATGCTGTACTGCGCGGCCGAGGAGAACTGCCTCTCCAGCTCAGCGCGCCTGGCCAACTGGCCCTACGGGCACCGGCGCCTGCTGCGCTTCTCCTCGCAGATCCACAACAACGGCCGCGCCGACTTCCGACCCAAGGCCGGCCGGCACTCCTGGGTCTGGCACGAGTGCCACCG GCACTACCACAGCATGGACATCTTCACCCACTACGACATCCTGACCCCCAACGGCACCAAGGTGGCTGAGGGACACAAGGCCAGCTTCTGCCTCGAGGACACCGAGTGCGAGGAAG acgTGGCCAAGCGGTACGAGTGTGCCAACTTCGGGGAGCAGGGCATCACCGTGGGCTGCTGGGACCTCTACCGGCACGACATCGACTGCCAGTGGATCGACATCACCGATGTCAAGCCCGGCAACTACAtcctgcag GTTGTGATCAACCCCAACTTTGAGGTGGCAGAGAGCGACTTCACCAACAACGCCATGAAATGCAACTGCAAGTACGACGGGCATCGCATCTGGGTCCACAGCTGCCACATCG GTGATGCGCTCAGCGAAGAGGCCAGCAAGCGGTTCGAGCAGTACCCAGGTCAGCTCAACAACCAGATTTCATAA